In Piliocolobus tephrosceles isolate RC106 chromosome 18, ASM277652v3, whole genome shotgun sequence, the DNA window TTTATAGaggctattatttttcttttccttctctcttctagAGTTCATCAAATGCTATATATTTGGCAAGGCATGTGGGTTTGCGTGTGGGAGTCCCAAAGGAGACCCCAGCTCTCACGATTAATAGGCTCTGTGGTTCTGGTTTCCAGTCCATTGTGAATGGATGTCAGGTATggacaacatttttttaaattctctgaaaATATGTTAATAGTTACTAGAAGAAATGTCCCACTGCAATATAACACTTTAGCTttagggaggattgcttgagccctggaggtcaagtcAACCGTGAtcatacctctgcactccagccatgggcaacagagtgagaccctgtcttcaaaaaaaaaaaagaaaaaaaaagctaataatgAACCTAAAAGTGGAATAAGCTTGTCACAAAAGGACACATACTGTATGTTTCTACTTCTTTGagatacctagagtagtcaaattcNNNNNNNNNNATACTGTATGTTTCTACTTCTTTGagatacctagagtagtcaaattcatagagacagaaagtagaatggtgttcCCGGGGGCTGGTGAGGGaaagttagtgtttaatggataTGGAGtttgttttgcaagatgaagagcattctggagatgggtggtggtaatggttgcaTCACACTATGAAtacacttaatgccactgaactgtacacttaaaaatggttaaaatggtaagtattatatatgtatatactttacTACAATATTTGTAAAAGTTAGTATGTTCATCATTCTTTTCGAGTGCTTCCTACATGCTAGGCACCCTGCTAGATTTACAttcaatatctcatttaatcttacaACCATCCTATGAAGCAAgaactattattattctcattttacaggcaaggaaactgaTTATTAAAGCCATTAAGGTTACTGAGTcgtagaatttgaacccaggtctgtgaGGGTTAACTGTGAGGCACTGAATAAAGACTGTGAGGCAAGCAGGAACTCTCAAGAATTTAGGAGAGGATGaggaaatgtgttttatttcaaaGGAAGTGAATGATACTGTTAGAAGTACAAActagtttgacttttttaaaggACGGTTGgttaaatacatttgtttctttGAACACAGGGAAGAGAGTAAAGTGAAATTcaatttcatttgtaaaagtcttcattttattacaaacaaaataagagacagaggcatattttaataaacaattttCACATTAATTTGTTTCTATAACGATATATCTTAAATAGTGACCTCAGTTTTCCTAGTAATCATTTTAAGAAACATCAGGTTTTCTTAGAGGTTCATTATTTGCTGCTTTTCTGAGAAAGGCAAACAGTGGAAAGTGTTGGAAGAATGAAATGATTTCCTTGTTATGTGCCACCTAGATTGAACTAGTTCTTGTAAATCTCTGGTCTCGTTCAGATACCTCCATTAATgggataaatttttcttttgcctttttaaaggGTTTGTCCTTTATTATCTGCTGTACATTTATGCCAGATATTAATATCTCTGTTGATTTTCAAGGTTTATATTGTGTTAAGTATTACTATTCTTAGCCAAATGTAGGTAGGGCCTGTTACTCAGGCAAACATGATTGAAACCTTTTAGATTTCTCCCCCTACGTCTTGGTAATGGATACTTTAGCGTTTACTTTACAGTTACTTTAAAAGCATTTCCTTTTGAGACACTGTAAGCCAGGGTACAGTATTTGTTGGATTTACAATTAATTTGTAAAATCAGTGTGTTTCTTAATACATTGGGTATGGTTAAAggagtttttattgtttgtttttaaataggaaatttGTGTTAAAGACGCTGAAGTTGTTTTATGTGGAGGAACCGAAAGCATGAGCCAAGCTCCCTACTATGTCAGAAATGTGCGTTTTGGAATCAAGCTTGGATCAGATGTCGAGGTTGGAAccataaaaatttagaagaattAGTTCTTATTAGCATTATATAAGTACTTTTAACAACATACCTTTTTATGGGAGAGAAAACTAATTTTGATACCAATTTTGTTGATGAGGATTGGCAAGATATGAATGATTAGAAGTTTGTAAACTATTTCAAAACTCTGTTTTGGTTGTTAGTTTTGACATTTTTAACCCATATGAAATTTGATTCTATCTCAGCAGACCTCTAGTAGTATAATTATCCTGTGTAAGTGGCCATAAGCATGggagagatggaggaagggaagaagtggATTAAAAAGATAGACAAAAGAGTGAATTAATCTCCCTACTAAACAATTAGTAATCTGAGTAATTAAATCTTTAATGTGACTTATAGAAGTTTTATTTCTGGGACAATCTCAGAATAGATTTCTTCTTCATCACACAAAACGTCTTTGACTACAGATTATATTGTcccaaatcaaacaaaaactgaTTTTATCTTTGAGAGCTACAACTTGAGAATGATATTACAATACTGATAAAGaattatgttttcttctcattcCTATGTGAAAGGGCTactgacattttatattttttagcatTTTCAATAGTAATGTTTGACTTATACTGTTCACCCAGTTTCTCACCTGACCTTTTTGAAAGTTGAAAGGAATGAGACTTAAGAGAATCTATGCGGATTTTAGCCACGAAACACATTTGAGATAACCTTTATAAAGACAAGTCACTGAGTCAAACGTTGATGAGGCAGCAAAGTGGGACACACTTAGCAGAGACTCTAACTACTTGAATAATAATTAACAACCTTTCTGTGACTCTGAGAACCTGTCCCAAATTCTTTTCAGCCTCATAGTAACTGATAGAACCAGCTATTCCTGTCACTGAGGCACAGGATGAAAAAGATATACTCTTTATTACAGAACTCAGGGCTGGTTTACAAAGGTGGCTATAAGAAAACATTGCATGAAGACTCATTGTCAGGTTTTCTACAAAATATGACCTTGAGGATTTAGTTTTTGATTATAGGGTAACTTCTGTGATCTCACCATGCATATCTAGTCCTGTTGGCTGTTCTTAGACCCATATTTAGAGAGGGACAGGGAATGTGTGCATTTTATTGTGTGACATTGAATGTTTTCAAAAACATTGCATGTTTTTAGAACATATCCTAGAGCTGAATAGGAATATGAAAATAGTAAATGGTTATCAGAAAgtcttaattttacttttgtttattgaaagtgttatttaaatttaaagaacttatattacttttaaaaggtAATGCCTTAACAAGTCACTTTATTAATGTCTTTTAATAGCTGGAAGATTCTTTATGGGCGGGATTAACAGATCAGCATGTCCAGCTCCCCATGGCAATGACTGCAGAGAATCTTGctgtaaaacacaaaataagcagAGAAGAATGTGACAAATATGCCCTGCAGTCACAGCAGAGATGGAAAGCTGGTGAGTGAAATTGGAAAATATCAGTATCTGTAGAATAAATATctataggaaatattttcatcatttctattatggttatataatatttacaaatcataccTTTAAGAATTATTACatcttttcattatttgtttttagatGATTAGATATTAATTATTGCAAAATCAACTGGgaatttctgttttgaaaaagtTAATACTACTTAAAAAGTGGTATTGCTACTTGACCCTAGATGGACCCTTGAATTTTGTGCTGAACTGGTCCTGTTGTCAGTAGAACATGCTGAGGAATATAAATACACTCTGTCAGAGGTGATAGCTCACTGTGGAAACTGGAATATAGAGGATGTCCTCTCCCACAAGCCATATCATAATCATAAGAAGGGGTAATGTGTTTGGAAAAGACCCACTGGGTCTTTTATGCTTTCCTTCTCCCACTCCTAATTAAGAATCATTTCGGAGACTTAGAACTAGTCTGAGACTCTAGTTAGAGTGCCCTGGTGTAGCACAGCAGGTTGCTATAGCGCCAGTCCAAAACAGGCAATGTGACAGCAGTTCaagaaatgtgatattttaaaaattaaactgttaAAGCAAGTGGAAACGCTTATTTAGGAGTATTAAATGCTTGAAGTAATGAGGATAAAGTCCAACTTAGCATTTCAGAAGGGTAAGTGGAATCCAACTCCTCGGTGTTTTTTTAGTTATATGTTCATAGTAGAAGAGGATTGGTCTGGAAGTCAAGAGTTATCAGTTCTGTTTCTACTTCTACCATGCACAAGTTATCAAGCTCAGTCAAATCATTTATTCACTGAAcctctgtaaaatagagataacaatATTTGCCTTCCCTATTTATCTAATAAGGTTGTTGTAAAACCACATAAGGGCATATAAAGAAAGTATTTTGCCAATTGTAAAGTGATACCAAATTAGGTTAGTATGATTCCTGACCCTGTTTCTGAAGCTGTAGATTACTACGGTACATTCTAGTCAGTGGAGGTCAAAGTAGGTAAGATGTTTTACTTATAATTATATTAGTGATTGCTCCCATAATTTCTTCGGGTTGCCTATCACTGTTAAGTTTGTTAAATTACTTTGTGGCATAGATAACTTGGTAACTTTTAATTGCTTATCTCACCAAAAGAAGTTTAAAAGGGGCATTAAATCCACTTAGTGCCTTTACGTCTGTAGCTAACAGACAAATGCTGCTAACACTCTTAGCAGtacctggttaaaaaaaaatggtggtgaaaaaattaaaatataattaatttttaaaaatataatttttaaaagatgcaaaatGCATCTACATAAACACATGATGGTATCATGAATCCTCCAATATGGAAGATAAGTTGTGTAAGTAAATAGTAAAGACtcaggctgagtgcggtggctcacatctgtaatcccataactttgggaggcaaggaggGCGAAtaatgaggtcatgagtttgagaccagcgtggccaacatggtgaaaccctgtctttactaaaaatataaaaaaattagccgggcatggtggtgagcgcttataatcccagctactggggaggctgaggcaggagaatcacttgaacccgggaggcggaggttgcagtgagctgagactgtgccattgcactctagcccgggcgacaatgcaagactccaccttaaaaataaatacataataaagacTCAATTTTAAAGTAGAATGTGAGGAAAGGGTAGATCAGAAATTGAATATGTTTgacttattttcatgtttcttttattcttatgATAGTCTTTCTACTATTTTTCAGCTAATGATGCTGGCTACTTTAATGATGAAGTGGCACCAATTGAAGtgaagacaaagaaaggaaaacagacaatGCAGGTAGATGAGCATGCTCGGCCCCAAACCACCCTGGAACAGTTACAGAAACTTCCTCCAGTATTCAAGAAAGATGGAACTGTCACTGCAGGGAACGCATCGGTTGGTATCACCACACAGATTAGCTTCAATTCTTCCTGATGTGTTCAACGCAAGATAATCATGAAGTATCTTGTAAATACTTTTTATGCCAGTCTTTAGTTGTTTAGCTTAAACTAATAGTGTTCCATATTCAATCAATTTAGGTTTTCATAGTCCCACACAAaatcttttcatatttatataatactcTTCTGATTTCTTAGGTTTTTCAGAACTAAGACATTTCAGAAACAAATCTAACTGGCTTATtttggttttcaaacttttttttctcatgCATACAGTTCatcatattttttcttacatCTACTCACATCTAGAAAGAAGTTTTTCCTTGAcacccttttcctttttctttagtaAAGTTGTGTTCTGTACCTTAAAAAATCTCCTTCATCCACCAGAGTACCACTTTTCTAGTTGTATCTCAGATTGTGCACTGGCTTCCTATGTACTGCCATATTCCTGATACTACTACTCTATTAGTTCAAACCTTGATTAACTGGATTATTTTAGCCTTTAGTtattctagtatttttattttcaaggggATAGCTGATGGTGCTGGAGCTGTTATCATAGCTAGTGAAGATGCTGTTAAGAAGCATAACTTCACACCACTGGCAAGAATTGTGGGCTACTTTGTATCTGGATGTGATCCCTCTATCATGGGTATTGGTAAGTTTGTAGTAAAACAAACCGGTTCTATAATATTTCTGGAGATAAGTCTTCTTTGGCATTTAGAGTCCTGAAAAAGTAGACATACCAAGGTCACCTGTAGAGAAAAGAAGATTGGTGAtcagtttaaataaaaaatctttatGAAGAACTATCCTAGACACAATAGAAAAACCAAGACCGTGTAAACTCCATGGAGGAAGTAATCATATCTTAGTGTCcatctgagatttaaaaaatcaacacacAGTAATCATATCTTATCGTTCCTTTGAGAGTTTAGAAATCaacacacagaaaataacagaaataatcgAAACAGAAACGTGATCCtgacaagataaaataaattatgagatGGGAGAAATCCTGGGGTGAAATAGAGAAGGCTATGTGGAGAAGGTGGTACCGCAGCTCCTTGCTGGTTGTTTTACACACAATGAAAGTACCTCATTCAGTCTTCCCACGTCTCCAGTAAGGGAGACTTCTTTgtgaatgagaaaattgaggcttaggGAGGTTGTCTTGTAAGGTTCCAAATCAGTAAGTGACGGCCGGGGTATGAATCCAAGTCTCTCTGAAATCAAGTGCTCTCTTCACTGTGAGTTAGTTAAACGCATAGTTTCAGGAAGTCAAAATAATATTCCTCTTGCTCAGGTGAGTATTAGCAAAATAAAgacttataaataattatttagattGGTAAAGTACTAGCTGGAAAAAATTTGGAACTCTATTGCTGGATGCACTCCTAGGAACCACACATGATGCTGAATTTTAATAGTTCCTGTCATTCTCTGGGGGAACAGGGAACCAATTAGGTGCCTcacttggcaaaataaaatttggtGCTCAGTAACTTTGATCTATCCCACCTACATATAACCTCCCACTCTAAGGAAAAGCCTGCACTAGGGCATAGATTTCAGATTGTTTAGCCCTTTTTTGAGTAACTCAATTGTTTTGAGGTAGGTTccaagagagaaggaggagaaccTGTTACCAACCTGCCATCTCAGAGATCCTTCAGTGTAAGCCTACGGGTTCTACTTGAACAATACCACTTACACTGATTTGGGATTAATACTCAACCATATTTGCTGCCATGTCCCTTAGAGAAGACTCTGTATCTCTGTATAGAATTCCTAAGAAAGCTGGCATGTTCATAGCTTGTCATCTCTCACTATGTGTCTCAAATTCATGTCAGCAAGAACTGCAAGATATTTTGACACCTGTGAAAAGTCAATCTTAGAAGCTTATTAGCTTTCGGCTATCCACTATTGGCAAAACATAACTTTTGTCTTAGAAATGGAAGGTGGTGGAAAAATTAAACATCCATATGTTGTTAtggcatttattattttgatatctAGGGCAGTGGTTCCCAACCCCAGATGATTGTCAAAATCCACTCCTAATCCCACACCTTTAGATTTTGTTTCAGTAGGTTCAGAGTGGAGCCCAAGAGCAGAGTtggattttggttttttgttttgttttgttattttttgacacagagtcacttagtcacccaggctggagtgcagtggcgtgatctcagctcactacaacctctgcctcccgggttcaagtgattctcctgcctcagcctccccagtagctgggattacaggtgcccgccaccacgcgtggctaatttctgtatttttaatagagacagtttcaccacattggccaggctggtctcaaactcctgacctcaggtgatccacccacctcagcctcccaaagtgctgggattataggcgtgagccaccacgcccagcacaagagcagagttttttttgttttttttttcccatacacCTAGATGCTTTTGATGATCAAACAAATGTATGTGACATGGGTTGGTTATTTTATACTTCCTTTACAGTTTAACCGTATTTAATAGGTTCTGATAGATTAGCATAGCCAGTGAGCAAAGAAAGggttgttttccttccttctgttcctgGGCCTGAATATTTGCcctaaaatacaaagaatgccacTGTGGTAGGACTGTCATTTTTCCTCAGGGCTTGAACAGAGCTGTACATTGCAGGTGTCCCACAGTATCAGCTGCCTCCTTCATCTAGAAGCTTGCCTGTCACTTGTGTGTAGTGATGGGATTAAACAAGGTAACTACTTGAGTATCAACTGGTTTGTTAATCTAACTTACAAGAATAGTGGTCCTCAGTCCTATGATTACCTAACGACTAGCAATCCTTAGCCCTGCAGAATAGCTGCAGaccaaaaaaaagtgggggaaagccatGACTTGAAGAGAATAGTAGTGTTCTGAGGAAGTACACAGCTATAGAAAGACAGCACTCCCTGGAATTCCTCAGGGGTGGCAATGGTAGAGGGTGGTGGGTGGAACTTTGAGCCTCTTCAGCTGGAGCAGTTCTGGCATTATCTATTACTTGGCTTCCTTATGCAGAAAGAATTCTGATGCTTAAAGAGAAAAAGGTTGAAAACCAATTCAGAGCATTATTGATGAATAGCTTGATGCCCAGAGAGATGCACAAAGTTGCACAGCTATTAGTGACAGGAAACGGGACTAGAAATAAGGTCTCCTTTTCCTAACAAGAATACTAAACCTTCTTGAGGCCCAGTAAATAACAGTGGTCTGGGAAGAGtcctttaaaaatcaagttaTGGCCTACCATATTGTTACGGTGGATTCTGAGTTAAAGTGAACATACCGAGTCATGCTTGCTGTGTTGTTTATGCAGACAAGGAAGTATGTACAGTGGTCTGAACATTGTCCACCTTTTATGTGTCTGTCACCACTGTTGGCTACTTCATCCCCTGACCAGGCTGGATAACTGATGCTTTACTACTGAATACCCAtctcattttcacattttcatgcGTTAGACATACAAAGAGAATCTGGAATTGGATCCTGTAGTAAATCAGTAGCCACATGAAACTGGcattttaaattgcattaaaaTGCATTACCTGGATAGTCCTAATCAATAAGCACACGGTTTGTTGTCCACAGAGCATTTTGACTGcgtgacaaaataaatattatatttaggtTTCATTATACCTTTCTTGTAAATactgattttccattttataaggTAAAATGCTTGTGAAACTTGATGCTGAATATTTGACTACTTGCATTCAGCAGAACATAccacatatttttctttgtagacaTTTTTGGCAGTTTCATTCTTtaagaacaaatagaaaagtaGATAATCTTCTCTACCCAAATTTTTTAccttttggaaaaatatatgGATCTACTTAAATTATGAGCAATATTAAACTCTCATTAGATCATCAGAAATCTGGGAGCTAAAGTTTATTTCAGAAGTCTTATTAGATGGAGTTGCATTTCTTAAATTAGaagttatgttttatttaaattttctgccTACCCCTGGAGTTGTAAACATCACCTTACTTGATAAAACCTTCCCTGAAGTGCCTCGTAGTTTCCCAACTCTCTGTACCATGTGGCGATACTGCTAATATTTCTTACCTTTTATCCAAATGGCCTGAAAATTCACAGTGTAGCCACAGTAACTTCTGTGCTATGAATGCATATGGCTTGGATCCCAGGAGAGCACTCAGTCTGCCTTGTTCTTTGATATCAATTATAATCTATTAATATAACCGACTGTAAAATCCCATATATAATTCCTTTGGCTGTTTTAAATCTTAAAGCTGTTTATGGTAGAATTTTCCATGTAATTCTCTTATCTGCAGTTTGAATGTATAAACAACTTTTCACCTTGgttccagtttatttttattattattattattttttttttaagagacggggtcttgctgtgttgccaggctggtcttgaactcctggcctaaagtgatcctcccacctcagcctccccaagtactaagattacaggcatgagccaccgtgcctgggcccTTTTTCTGCCTCTTTATTATCACTTCATTTAATAGGTACTGTCAAGATAGTAAGGTTTGTGGCTACTAATAATTGCTGTGTTATTTCTTCCTTACTTGGAAAGGAGAAGCTTGATACATAAATATAAGGtgacatttatttctatatttttatagaagATTTTTATTATATAGGTCCTGTCCCTGCTATCAGTGGGGCACTGAAGAAAGCAGGACTGAGTCTTAAGGACATGGATTTGGTAGAGGtaagtgttctttctttttttacaacatgaataaaccaTGTACTTTTATAGCATAAATGACTTTAATTTGGTCTCATTGCTCTTTGAATTTCATTGTAGTTAGTCTTTCCAAATGATGTACATCTAAATAAATAGTACCTTCATTAGATGCCTTGTGTTGATCCTTTTCCCCACCTGGTTAAAATGCTTtacttttatttgaatattcaaaCTGCCTGACTTCTCCTACTAAagtataaattcctggaaatttcTTACTACTGTATAAAACTCTGTTACATTTTAGACTATTAACATTCCTGTTGAATATTATATAAGGTGGGAGAAAAGTAACTTTAACTTAATAaagtaaagaaatgtaaaataattgacATAATAGAAAAGCCATATCTAGTACCAAATCTACAAGTTTCTTGCCCTTCTCCCCAAATAGAGCCCCCTCCCTTAAATGTATCTAAATGTATCTTTGGCTTTTATACGATAGTCATAGCTTGATTTCGGATGCCCCTATCATAATTTTTGACACTAGAACTTAAATTTATTgagtgatttctttttaaatgttagtaTTAGCACTAAAGTGTCTTAAGCATTTAGCATAATTAAAAGAAGAGGTGGAGAAACAAAGATGGTTATATACGTTCCACACTTTTGGAGTATCTGAAAATTTTAGGTGATTAAGCATGTGATGTTGGCATTGGGAAATAACTAATAGAACAAAGGAAATCTGACTATATTTAATTCAATAGAGAAGGCGTAGGCACAGGT includes these proteins:
- the ACAA2 gene encoding 3-ketoacyl-CoA thiolase, mitochondrial, which codes for MALLRGVFVVAAKRTPFGAYGGLLKDFTATDLSEFAAKAALSAGKVSPETVDSVIIGNVMQSSSNAIYLARHVGLRVGVPKETPALTINRLCGSGFQSIVNGCQEICVKDAEVVLCGGTESMSQAPYYVRNVRFGIKLGSDVELEDSLWAGLTDQHVQLPMAMTAENLAVKHKISREECDKYALQSQQRWKAANDAGYFNDEVAPIEVKTKKGKQTMQVDEHARPQTTLEQLQKLPPVFKKDGTVTAGNASGIADGAGAVIIASEDAVKKHNFTPLARIVGYFVSGCDPSIMGIGPVPAISGALKKAGLSLKDMDLVEVNEAFAPQYLAVEKSLDLDISKTNVNGGGIALGHPLGGSGSRITAHLVHELRRRGGKYAVGSACIGGGQGIAVIIQSTA